tttcacttcaaaactactccgaacccaaaccttCCAACTtgatacaactcaacacaactgcacaatacataaagaagcatagatgggggaaatggggctataactctcaaaatgacaggcctggtcattacatcctccccctcttaaacaaacgctcgtcctcaaacgagtctaAAAACGTACCTGGAGCCTCAAATAGGCGAAAACTTCAGCAAtaccttctcgtcacattcaaatcatatgaactcatCTCGCGGTCACATCATTCTCATCACATATCCATCCAGCCACTATTtttactaatagggacactaccgcaTATATAAGTCCACAAGCAcgcgctcacacaatcaacaccttagTGTTCTATCTACAGTCAAAACCTGGCCTCAAatcctccaaactggcccaacatcaacacacagaaatcacatctcgcacctcatctagGGAATCACAATCtgtcgatgcacaactgataccgagcactcatgtgtgcatacgaatgcgtggaaggaattcaaagagttacacttcaaactgaatcaatatcgcacgataagaattcaaaaaggtgaagttttcctaaaggttctgcagcctcttgaagataagtacagacatctctgtaccgatccacaagactctactaaacccgctcatgacttgtgagactatgtaacctaggctctgataccaacttgtcatgacccaaaatctaaccatggtcatgatggcacctatagTATTACAAGGCAAACCTACtttccaaaatattactactaaaccGATTATACGAAATTAAAAAAACATTTCAACATTTAAATttttcataaactaaatcaactctaaatataatataGAAAAATGCAGAAACGAGCCTCAAACATCAGGGTGTCtctaagtcatgagcgtctaaaactataaaataagatatataaactgtctaactatccaaaagaagaaatgacaagaggagtaacaaggtcctgcagacactagcagctaccttgcaatctccgcaGATAGCCGGCCTGAAAACGTTCATcgcgctctaactcacctggatctgcacataaagtgcagggtgtagtatgagtacaaccacctcagtagtaatagaaataactaaggaactgagcagtagtaACGAGCTAAAtaaaacagtccaattatttattttcacaattttaaaaaaaaaacatgaataaataggtaaaaattcataactctgtaataccacaaagaaatttaacagataaatgcagcaacAAAAAAAGTAAATGCAACTTCACAGCAATGTcactcaatcactcagcactcgcactcagcactcaacactcaacactaaatacactcaacactctgcgctcactggggggtgtatacagactccggagaggctcccaaagcccaagcgctaagcatggacaactcacgtgctaccatATAAATACCTGGATCCGCAgagtcaactcacgtgctacgcggataACTCATGCGCTATGATATAAATACCTTGACCTGCACGGTCAACTAACGTGCTATGTGGACAACTCatgcgctatggtattaatattctCACAACCAGGCCaccatatcaatacctggatctgcacggtcaactcacgtgctacacgAACAACTCACACGCTATGGTATAAATACCTGgacccgcacggtcaactcatgTGCTACGCGAACAACTCATGCgttatggtattaatatcctcacaaccaggccctctgTCTCACTCAATCATGTCCCTCACTAGCCTCACcttcatcaacaaataagggaatacaacccacatcaagtatcacaacatattagcaaataatagagactaAGGTAGACATGTAtaataatttctatgactgagtacaaataatgtgggcatgaataaagcctaagcatgatctctaacatgaaggtaGACAAGTTCAACAACATCTAACTACGTAAACACAAATGATGGCCATGAGacctcacgggacggaccaagtctacATCCCTCAAGGTATacacccacacgcctgtcacctagcgtGGATATCACCTCTAAACAGTCACACGATATCAAATTCTCCAGGTTTATACCCTCAAAGTCaaagttaaaactgttacttacctcaaccgcaTAGAATCCTACTCCGGGATGCCCTCGTCTCTAGACTCAGTCTCCAAAAGCTCTgaatctaaccataatcagaTTAATACCATCACCATGTGCTAAAGAATCTAATTACACAATAAAActacaaaatatgccaaaaatccgaaatcggccAAAATCCGGCCCCGGGCCCGAGTCTTGGAATCTGTCAAAAATGGCAGAATCATAAACCTCATTCTCTcctgagtctaaccatataaaatttttcaaaatcggactccgttttatccctcaaatcctcacttaaaactgtccaaaactcaaaccctaactccctcaatttcactttgaaatcatcaatcaaatcccaaaaatgaagatatatttatgaaatataactaaaaCCAACTAGAGAACACTTATTCCAATCCATATGgtaaaaatcgcctccaaaatcgctataatccgagctccccaactcaaaatatgaccgaatgaaTAAACCCTAgctttatatatttttctgccagctattctgcctcgtttcttgtgCCAAATAATCTCGAAACTCGTAttttatgcctccaatggataccttgtgaaattctagtcaagttaagCTTTAGAATCACtaaatttgaccttataatgaatgagatatgtaggttttaatatttgcaaatagtgcagattttcaAATATGCTACTAGccacaatttcgtaattaatctgaaaaatctggcaacctaattcttagtaaaatgaccctaaaatcctcatacaatgtccaaattcgatcattctttttgctacgggtccgtaattacgatatggatctaatgcttcaatcaaaaaaaaGAAATCGGAATTCATTTcttcaatatgatatcatttatgcttgaagaaacggaGTCGAAACacaagaaaaacgagcgcaacacaacccaaacctatccaaaactcacccgagaccctcgggacctcaactaatAATTCCAataagtcatatatcactacccgaTATTAGTCGAACCTCTAGAACAcccaaaacaaaaccaaaacaccaaatcaacctcgaattcaagcctaagaacttctaaacttacaactttcgccaattcaagcctaattctaccacggacctccaaattatattccaGACACACtcttaagtctaaaatcacccaacaaagctaatcgaattataaaaatccaaattcgaattcgtTTACTCAGAAGTCAACTttcgattgacttttctaacttagctcTCTAACTAAGAAactaagtgttcatttcactccaaaactattccgaacccaaacctaccaactcgatacaactcaacacagctgaacaatacataaagaagcataGATGGGGaaaatggggctataactctcaaaacgacaggTTGGGTCATTacacgagccctcggggctccaaaccaaacattcacgcaagtccaaaaattatacggacttgctcgtgcaatcaaatcatcaaaataacatcagcAACTACGAATTCAATCTCAAATTCATAAAATTACTCAACAAcatcaaatttccattttctcaactgTACGTCTGATTTATACCAAATCAgttccgatctttaccaaatttcacagattcaacttaattattataacaaacctgtaccgggctccggaacaaaAAATATGggtctgataccatcaaattcagaCATATTCAAATTTCCATAAACTCTTATATttttagttaaacaatttcttttaaaaattcatttctcgggcttcggatctcggaattcatttccgggcatatgcccaggtcccatatttcactacggaccctacgagaccgtcggatcCCAGGTCtgagtccgtttaccaaaaatattgaccaaagtcaagtttaatcaattttaaaggccaatttccttattttacttagatttcacataaaagctttccgaaaatgcGCCCGgattgcacacgcaaatcgaggtgagataaaataAGGTTTTTAAGGACTAggaacatagaaaagtacctgagtcggagaaaagatggggatatggGCTTCGCATATCGGATTCGGACTCCTAGTTCGCTGCCTCAACAGgatgacccctccactgaacacgaactgaaggaaaactctttgatctcaactgatgaacctgccgatctagaatagctaccggctcttcctcattGTAAAAGTCCTTGTCCAAATGGAcaatgctgaagtctaacacgtggaaTATATTGTTGTGATACTTCctaagcatggacacatgaaacactggatgcacgactgataaactcggcgacaacgcaagtctgtaagccacctctcccacttgatcaagaatctcaaaaggaccaatgaatctagggcttagcttgcccttctttccaaatctcattacGCCTTTCATAGGCAACACCCGAatcaacactcgctctccgaccatgaatgatcttaaccttgtccaaggaaTCCTGTACTATATCCGTACCCAAAAATCGAGcgtctcccggctcaaaccacccaacaggcgaccgacaccgcctactgtataatgcctcatagggagccatctggatgctcgactgatagctgttgttgtaggtgaactctgctaaaggcaagaactgatcccacgagcctccaaagtcaataacacaagctcagagcatatcctctaaaacctgaatagtacgctcggactgtccttCCGTCTGAGGATgtaatgatgtgctcaactcgatCCGTGTGCCTAACTCACGCTAAACTGCCCTCAAAAAATGtaaggtaaactgcatacctcgatcagaaatgataaacatgggcacaccatgaagacaaataatctctcggatatagatctcggtTAACTTCTCATAAGAATagaaaactgccacaggaatgatcagcctatcaacaataacccacactgtatcgaacttcctctaagtccatgggagtccaacaacgaagtccatagtgatacgctcccacttcaacttaggaatctcaatcctctgaaataaaccactagGTCTTGGATGcttgtactttacttgctgacaattaaaATAC
The Nicotiana sylvestris chromosome 11, ASM39365v2, whole genome shotgun sequence DNA segment above includes these coding regions:
- the LOC138881979 gene encoding uncharacterized protein, whose amino-acid sequence is MRFGKKGKLSPRFIGPFEILDQVGEVAYRLALSPSLSVVHPVFHVSMLRKYHNNIFHVLDFSIVHLDKDFYNEEEPVAILDRQVHQLRSKSFPSVRVQWRGHPVEAAN